A genome region from Gadus macrocephalus chromosome 15, ASM3116895v1 includes the following:
- the fam83b gene encoding protein FAM83B: MTSQHLSNLSSLKGEFRPEDLITPVYKEAYRLAIDQLLSGGRDTYREFLKGERVGSFLSEEELLFIAAHVQRPPLASPQAEDVRHVPSDSHSSSGTYWPMQSDVVTPDLELGWPEVMHERLQTSVELLHHPPRQNSPPIKEVIRKHIQDARQVIAIVMDMFTDIDIFKEMVDAAGRGVPVYVLLDDLNLKSFLAMAESQDIKIPQLRNMRVRTVRGHEYLTQSGAKFHGAMKQNFLLFDCKTAIYGSYSFMWSFEKINLSMVQVITGHLVKSYDEEFRTLYARSAVPEVLCPVRLPCAPKDVANGRPVMTSYVTSPSNMFERKNHLRHTLDATHMKSQMERQVSRKLPEERIYEEPIEHMPLKDYKSGGFNHTPQLNPVEMSNFLKRHSYAAGDRHNSPQIPQNQRHGASNWNIPRDTCPPLDRNNHPMMDDFSQMQQMSRGQNVRPSHNDKHLLSVQEYMPSLENTSKSFMRTWRIESYLKHPDTSFTDTLDQYETADTRPSSVLPSRRRASLVFNSTIPEHSENHHYVNNSSTNLSGNLSPAPHYSSMQWGTEEGDRRRNFEEFERQSQQKLDNTRDNAIYNADKISQNSIYASLGRSKGRKLPDISTDNWDKRHSVADPRNSEFRSPYESPSHMYGRHMERGPERVPAHYGHYGSSLNEDQRSVSHYDVKNFVDIQKHPWQEPPSRTVSAAALDGESKGEPFIPTEKNQKHFLKKSTMKIRSLLNIPEKKEAHYSQSVEQLSLKSGHSTDTLTAEDEEQRSQILLGRDPQRLAFHHHRTSADNPKSRLTQSCGKPSNPRFNVEEHRQTSATSALSSRMHQQNLLSEARLRACYETGSPHDDAVFEDHLKSRFDSRRAPERKYSSHRDPSGPAGAPKGPVLNEHHHSRTSHGHHENKLGKFIQKMGSLINKK, translated from the exons ATGACTTCCCAGCACCTGTCCAACCTGTCCTCTCTGAAGGGCGAGTTCCGACCGGAGGACCTCATCACGCCCGTCTACAAGGAGGCCTACCGCCTGGCCATCGACCAGCTGCTGAGCGGTGGCCGGGACACGTACCGGGAGTTCCTCAAAGGGGAACGCGTGGGGAGCTTCCTCTCAGAGGAGGAGCTCCTCTTCATCGCCGCACACGTGCAGAGGCCCCCGCTGGCCTCCCCCCAGGCTGAAGACGTCCGTCATGTGCCGTCCGACAGCCACTCCTCCTCCGGGACCTACTGGCCCATGCAGTCGGACGTGGTGACCCCGGACCTGGAGCTGGGGTGGCCGGAGGTGATGCACGAGCGGCTGCAGACGAGCGTGGAGCTGCTGCACCACCCGCCGCGACAGAACAGCCCCCCCATCAAGGAGGTCATACGCAAACACATCCAGGACGCCAGACAG GTCATTGCGATTGTGATGGATATGTTTACTGATATAGATATATTCAAAGAGATGGTGGATGCGGCGGGGAGAGGTGTTCCTGTTTATGTGCTTCTGGACGATCTCAATCTCAAAAGTTTCCTCGCAATGGCTGAAAGTCAAGATATAAAAATTCCACAGCTTAGA AACATGAGAGTACGCACGGTGAGGGGACACGAATACCTCACTCAGTCAGGGGCTAAGTTTCACGGAGCAATGAAGCAGAATTTCCTCCTCTTTGACTGCAAAACAGCAATCTATGGCTCCTACAG CTTCATGTGGTCCTTCGAGAAGATCAACCTCAGTATGGTGCAAGTCATCACCGGCCACTTGGTGAAGTCATACGACGAGGAGTTCCGGACACTCTACGCCCGATCGGCCGTCCCAGAGGTTCTGTGCCCGGTACGTCTGCCCTGTGCGCCCAAAGACGTGGCGAACGGCAGGCCCGTGATGACATCGTACGTCACCAGCCCAAGCAACATGTTTGAACGCAAGAACCACTTGAGGCACACTCTTGACGCGACCCATATGAAATCTCAGATGGAGAGGCAGGTGAGCAGGAAACTTCCCGAAGAGAGGATTTATGAAGAGCCGATCGAGCACATGCCGCTGAAGGACTACAAGTCGGGGGGCTTTAACCACACGCCCCAATTGAACCCTGTGGAGATGTCAAACTTCCTCAAACGACACAGCTACGCTGCTGGGGACAGACACAACAGCCCTCAGATTCCACAGAACCAGAGGCACGGGGCCAGCAACTGGAACATCCCTCGGGACACGTGCCCCCCTCTCGACAGGAACAACCACCCCATGATGGACGACTTCTCCCAGATGCAACAGATGTCCAGAGGGCAGAACGTGCGTCCGTCACACAATGACAAGCATCTCCTTTCTGTGCAAGAATACATGCCCTCTCTGGAGAACACCTCAAAGTCCTTCATGAGAACGTGGAGGATAGAATCGTACCTGAAACACCCTGACACTTCCTTTACTGATACTTTGGACCAGTACGAAACAGCTGACACTAGACCGAGCTCTGTGCTGCCCTCGAGGAGGCGGGCCTCCCTGGTTTTTAACTCCACGATTCCAGAGCATTCGGAGAATCACCATTATGTAAATAACTCGTCGACTAATCTCTCTGGCAACCTGAGCCCTGCACCGCACTACTCTTCAATGCAATGGGGAACAGAAGAGGGTGACAGAAGGCGAAACTTTGAGGAATTTGAAAGGCAAAGCCAACAGAAGTTGGATAACACCAGGGATAACGCTATATATAACGCAGACAAGATTTCACAGAATTCCATCTATGCAAGCCTTGGGAGATCCAAAGGGAGGAAACTCCCAGACATTTCGACAGACAACTGGGATAAAAGACACAGTGTTGCCGACCCCAGGAACAGTGAGTTCAGAAGTCCCTATGAATCCCCGAGTCACATGTATGGGAGGCACATGGAGAGAGGCCCAGAAAGGGTCCCTGCACATTACGGTCATTATGGGTCAAGTCTGAATGAGGACCAACGCTCAGTGTCTCATTATGACGTCAAGAACTTTGTGGACATTCAGAAACATCCGTGGCAGGAGCCACCATCTAGAACTGTGTCCGCGGCCGCCCTTGACGGAGAGAGCAAGGGGGAACCGTTTATACCCACTGAGAAGAACCAGAAGCATTTTCTGAAAAAGAGCACCATGAAGATTAGGTCTTTGCTCAACATACCGGAGAAAAAAGAAGCCCACTATTCGCAAAGCGTCGAACAACTCAGTTTGAAATCAGGTCACAGCACGGACACTTTAACGGCCGAGGACGAAGAACAGCGCTCTCAAATTCTCCTCGGTCGAGATCCTCAGCGTCTTGCATTTCACCATCACAGGACCTCTGCAGACAACCCAAAGAGCCGGCTGACACAGTCCTGCGGTAAGCCGTCAAATCCTCGTTTTAACGTCGAGGAGCACCGGCAAACCTCTGCGACCAGCGCTTTGTCTTCGAGGATGCACCAGCAGAACTTGCTATCTGAAGCAAGGCTTAGGGCCTGCTACGAAACAGGGAGCCCGCACGACGACGCGGTTTTCGAAGACCATCTGAAAAGCAGATTTGATTCACGCCGGGCTCCTGAAAGAAAGTATTCTTCACATCGTGACCCGTCAGGACCGGCTGGTGCGCCGAAGGGTCCCGTGTTGAATGAACATCACCATAGTCGTACTTCCCATGGTCACCATGAAAATAAACTGGGTAAATTCATTCAAAAGATGGGTAGTTTAATCAACAAGAAATAA